The sequence below is a genomic window from Sulfuracidifex metallicus DSM 6482 = JCM 9184.
CGGTGTGGCTTTCAACGTTGACAATCATTTTAATATTGGAGAGAAAAAGAAATAAGAAGAGTTTAAATATGGAAATACCTAAAAATAGGCAATTAATAAAAGCCAAGAGATATATAATCTTTAACGTTATTACCGAATCTTCCGACCTCGAATCCTCACAAATTGAAGAAGCAATAAGAGTTTCTGTAAAAGAATTGCTAGGGAAAGTTTGGTTAGACATTTCTAATCCTAGAGTGATATTTTTCTTGCCAGATAGAAAAGAAGGTATAATTTCAACAAATAGAGGAGGATATAAAGTAGTTATTGCAAGCCTTCCTTTGACTAAAAAGGTTTCTGGGACTAAGGTATTGCTAGTGCCAGTTAAGACTACGGGAAGTTTAAAAAAGGCAAAAGAGATGATAGGGCTTAAGTGATGACACCGCTCCAGACTGCAGAATGATGACCTCTGCGACGAGCTGAGTTTGGTTATTTTAGTAAGGGATAGAGGTAATGTTTAATATTAAATTATTTATAATGTATTACATTTTAATTATTGATGTGCACTTTTTAACGTTATGCATTGCCTTATTCTGTATATTATTTCTAAATTAAGTCGAAATAAAATACATCTTAAGTAGATAAGCTTCTGAACAAGATTTTTAAAAAGCAGACTTGTATTAGAAGAAGGTGTTAATGGTTTGGCATTAGGACCAGCAGCAATGGGATATGATAGAGCTATAACGATTTTCTCGCCTGATGGTTCATTATATCAAGTTGATTACGCTTTTGGGGCAGTTAAAAAAGGATGGACAACTTTAGGGATAAAGACAAACAGTGGAGTAGTTATTGCAAGTGAAAAGAAAAGGGAATCTAGGCTTCTAGATCTTGACAATATAGAAAAAGTGTTTATAATAGATGACCATATAGGCTGTAGTTTTGCAGGTCTTGCTTCTGACGGAAGAATTCTTATAGATTATGCAAGAACTAATGCGTTACAGCACAGACTAGTTTATGATGAGCCAATAAGCGTAGCTTACTTGACCAAGTTGATTTCTGATGTTAAGCAGGCTTATACACAGCACGGCGGAGTTAGGCCTTTCGGTGTGGCTTTGCTCATTGCAGGTATAGATAAACGAACTCCAAAACTGTACCTAACAGAGCCAAGCGGTCAGTTTACTCCATATCAAGCTATAGCTATAGGTCAGGGTGACGCTGCAGCCACAGAATTTTTAGAAAAGAATTACAAAGCTGATCTTAGCATGGAGGATTCAGTGATTCTAGCGTTAAAGGCATTGCAAACAGTTCAGAAACCTGGTGAGAAGTTAACTCCAAATACAGTAGAGCTAGGTATAGCTTCGGTTGAAACTGGAACGTTTAGGAAAAGTAATTTTGAGGAAAGACAGTCCTTTATTCAGAAACTTGGGTGATAAACATATATGACAAAAGAGAACTATGTGACGGTGAGATATGAGTCTCATGGAGAGAAATTTGAAATTCTTGTTAAACCGAAGGAAGCTCTTGATTTTAGAAGTGGTAA
It includes:
- a CDS encoding Rpp14/Pop5 family protein — its product is MMLQLLIDILFTVWLSTLTIILILERKRNKKSLNMEIPKNRQLIKAKRYIIFNVITESSDLESSQIEEAIRVSVKELLGKVWLDISNPRVIFFLPDRKEGIISTNRGGYKVVIASLPLTKKVSGTKVLLVPVKTTGSLKKAKEMIGLK
- the psmA gene encoding archaeal proteasome endopeptidase complex subunit alpha, with translation MALGPAAMGYDRAITIFSPDGSLYQVDYAFGAVKKGWTTLGIKTNSGVVIASEKKRESRLLDLDNIEKVFIIDDHIGCSFAGLASDGRILIDYARTNALQHRLVYDEPISVAYLTKLISDVKQAYTQHGGVRPFGVALLIAGIDKRTPKLYLTEPSGQFTPYQAIAIGQGDAAATEFLEKNYKADLSMEDSVILALKALQTVQKPGEKLTPNTVELGIASVETGTFRKSNFEERQSFIQKLG